The genomic stretch ATCAATGACCAGGGAAGATTTTCCCGAACCGGAAATCCCCGTGACCACCGACAAATACCCCTTGGGGAATTCCAAGCTGATGTCTTTTAGGGCATGCGTACGGGCTCCTCTGATGGCAATGACATCTTGGTCCTGTACCGGTGGCAGCTTGTCTTCGGACAACTGAGGGCGTAAGGCATTGTCCACTAATATATCACATTCGGATTGGAAAAGCGGGTGATTTTCGAAACACACAATCCCCGCCGTTTGCTCTTTTAGCTGGTTCAGGGCATCCATTAATTGCTGGACATTCTGCTGATGCAGCCCTATACTCGGTTCCTCCAAGAGCAAAACTGTCTTTTTGGAGGGCTTCGCAAAATGCTTGGTCAACTTAATGCGTTGGGCTTCACCGCCTGACAAGGTATTGGAGGGCTGCCCCAGCTTAATGTATCCCAGTCCCAACTGGAGCATCAAGGCCAATATCTCCGCCAGTTTCTTTTCTTCTGCAAAAAAGTCTGCTGCTTCCTTGATACTCAAATCATAGATCTCCGCAATATTTTTACTATTCCAATGTACTTTTAGCACATCGGGTGTAAACCGCTTGCCTTGACAGACAGGACAAACTTGATTGATATTTCCCATCACGCTCATGGAGAGGGTGATCACCCCCGCTCCCTCACAGTTGGAACAGCGGCCGGTTTTATTGTTAAATGAAAAAGCACCTTTTGCCAATTTCAAGGCTTTTGCCTCTGGGGTTTTGGCCAGCAAATCCCGAATTTTATCCGCCAGCCCAGTATAGGTGGAAGGATTGCTTCGTGGTGTTTTCCCTATCGGCTGGTCGGTTACCGTAAGCAAGTTCAGGTCATGCTCTTCACCGTAAGTGGAAATCCGCTCGAGTACCGCACTTGTTTTTCTACTGACCACGGACAAGGTTTTGGCCTCGGGCTGAAAGTTAGCTACCCGCTTGTGGGCCACTTGCTTTTTAGCCTGATTACCAGCATCCTGAATCGCAGTCAACGTTGGACTTTCAAGTCCTTTTGCTTGTAGAAATTTCCGTGTGATTCCGTTAAAAATGATTTTTCCCCCTTCTATTCCTGCCTTTGGTCCCAGCTCCACGATCCAATCTGCCGATCGGATAAAATGGAGGTCGTGCTCCACCACCATCACGGTATTTCCCCTGTTGATCAATCGATCAAAAATATGGCGAAGATGCTGTTGATAAGCGGACGGCAAACCTATCGAGGGCTCATCAAAAACGTATAATATGCCTTGCAAGTTGCTATTGACCTGCTTGATCAATTTTATGCGCTGTCCATCACCTGAGGAAATGTCCATGCTGGATGTGCTCAGCTGGTAATGCTCCATCCCCAGCCGGATAAGGTCCAGCAGTTGCGTACACAGCTTATCGACCAATACTTTTTCCCCACCAAATAAGGATTGTGCTTGAAGGCGATCATACAATTGCTGTAAGGGAAGGTCCATCCACTCCCGAAAGTTCAATCCCTTCCATCGATACTTCAGGTGCTCGGGTTTTATCCGTGCTCCTTGACAGGTCGGGCATATTTTGGAGCTCACAAAGCGTAAGATGCTGACATTCCTATCGAGTCTCAGAATATCGGACATGATGGGAATAATCCCTCTGTAATAGCCTTCCTCGCGTGGTTTGGCCTTGAATCCTTCCCACCTGAGGCGCGACTCCAGACTGTGCTTTCCGTAATAGACTTTGATGCGGTTACTCCCATAAAGGATCACTTCCTGCTGTTCGGGGCTGAGCTCCTTCCAAGGAATATCCACCGAAAAACCATGTGCCGCACACACCTTGTTCAACTCCTCCACCGTTACCTGCGAATAGACAATGTAACCATTGGGCAAGGTGGTGGTAATGGCACCTTCCCGCAAAGTTTTGTTTTCGTCACCCACCAATTTATCGATATCGATGTACTCCGCCTCACCAATGCCACGACAGTTGTCACAGGCTCCCTTTGGGTGGTTAAAAGAAAAAAGCGACTTGCTCATGGTCTCCTCCCCTGCAAAGCGTGCAAACAACACCCGAAACAGCGGTGTCAACTCCGAAAGGGTCCCAAACGTAGCACTGATGGACTGAAAGCGCTTGGACTGCTCCACCTTGATCACCGGAGGCAAATCGGCGATACTGTCCACCTCTGCGGTAGGAATCGCTTGTGCATTTTGCTGGTTATAAGCCGGCAGGCTCTCCAAAAAATATCGATATCCTTCATTGGCTATCACCCCCATGGCCAAGGACGATTTCCCTGACCCCGATAAACCGGTCACTACGATCAGCTGATTTTCGGGAATATCCAATGAAACGTTCTTGAGGTTATTTTGGTAGGCGTTCGTAATGCGCATGTAACGTTAAACTTTCGTATGAAGGGTCAACTATAGAAAACAAAAAGAGGCTGTCCCATAAGTTAAAAACGCTGTCTGACGACAGAGCCTGTTTCGACAGATCTGAAAAGAATCCCAAACAGCTGATTATCAAATGAAATCAAATTGATGGGATTTCTCCTAACGTCGAAATGACAAGTTATGAGGCAGCCTATTTGAACTTCGTTCAGATACTATTTTACTTACCGCATTGCCTTGTAAGCATTGATCAGGCCATTGGTAGAAGCATCGTGCGAGGTGACATTTTCATCCCCTTCCAGCTCAGGAAGAATCTTCTTGGCCAGTACTTTTCCAAGCTCCACGCCCCACTGGTCAAAGCTAAAGATATTCCAAATTGCTCCTTGGACAAAGATCTTGTGCTCGTAAATCGCTACCAGCGCTCCCAATGTATAGGGATCTACCTTTTTAACCAAAATGGAATTAGTAGGACGGTTTCCTTCAAACACCTTGTGCGGTGCCAATTTGGAAATTTCCGCTTCAGATTTTCCGGCTTTGGCAAGTTCCTCTTTCACCTCATCCAGTGACTTCCCGTTCATCAAGGCTTCTGTCTGCGCAAAGAAGTTGGAAAGCAACTTCGGGTGGTGGTCGCCTACAGGGTTATGCGAAATGGCCGGGGCAATAAAGTCGCAAGGGATCAAATGAGTACCTTGGTGGATCAATTGATAAAAAGCATGCTGACCATTGGTGCCGGGCTCGCCCCAGATGACGGGACCGGTAGTGTAGTCCACTTTTTCGCCATTTCTGGAAACATACTTCCCGTTACTTTCCATATTTCCTTGCTGAAAGTAGGCTGCAAAACGGTGCATGTACTGATCATACGGCAAAATGGCCTCCGAAGCAGCTCCCAGGAAATTGGTATTCCAAATACCGATCAAGGCCAGGATCACAGGGATATTTGACTCCAGGTCAGTTTCTCTGAAATGCTTATCTACCGCATGGGCACCTTCCAATAGCTTCTCGAAATTATCAAAACCGATGGCACAGGCAATGGGCAGTCCGATGGCAGACCAAAGCGAGTATCTTCCACCTACCCAATCCCAAAAGGCAAACATATTGGCCGTATCAATCCCAAATTCCGAAACGGCCTCGGCATTGGTGGACAATGCCACAAAATGCTTGGCTACGGCTGCCTCATCCTTGGCATGGTCAAGGAACCAAGATCTTGCCGTATGGGCATTGGTCATGGTTTCTTGTGTGGTAAATGTCTTGGAAGCGATAAAGAAAAGCGTGGTCTCAGCATCTACTTTTTTCAAGGTTTCGGCCATGTGCGTACCGTCCACATTAGAGACAAAGTAGATATCCAGGCTTTCATTCTGGTAAGGTTTCAGCGCTTCTGTCACCATTACAGGCCCCAGGTCACTTCCCCCAATACCGATATTCACCAGTGATTTGATGGGCTTTCCGGTGAAGCCTTTCCATTCACCGTTATTGATCTTATCGGCAAAGGCCTTCATCTGTGCCAACACGGCATTGACATCAGGCATCACATCCTTACCATCTACTTTCACAGGGGTATTGCTGCGGTTTCTCAAAGCGGTGTGAAGTACGGCTCTATCTTCTGTTTGGTTGATATGGGCACCGGTAAACATCGCTTCAATGGCCTCTCCCAGTTCGGTTTCCTTGGCCAGTTCAAAAAGTGATTTGAAGACTTCATCATCTATCCGGTTTTTGGAATAATCCACCAATATATCTTCAAAACGGGTGGAAAATTTTTCAAAGCGGCTATTGTCAGCAAAAAGTGATTGGATAGTTTGTGATTTTCTCTGATCAGCTAGCTGCGACAGCTTTTTCCAGGCTGCTGTTTGTGTTGGATTGGTATTTTTCATGTTTATTAGGTTGATTGGATGGCCATATATGGCAAACCCATGGTAAAATGAGCTTTCCAGTTATTGGTTGTAAAACAATTCAGTGAACAAAAATAAGATTTATATTTTGGCCATAAAATTAATCGGCACGAGTTTCAGTTATCATGTTGTTAATTTACGGTCAAAAAACTGGCCATTCATTATTTAACCAACCAACACTCATCGCTAAACACTCCCGACCCTCTCATTTTAAAGCCTTCTTGCGTATTTCTGCGTAGCCAAACTTTTGCTGGCCAACCAAAATACTTCTATATTTCTGGACTGCATAAATGCTCCAAATCATGAGAATTACTCCTTTTTTAGGCGTTTTTTGCCTCGTTTTGATTTTCGCCCCTAAGCTCCAGGCTCAAGACATTATCCCTCTCAATAAATATGGTAAAGAAATCAAGAAGATGGAAGAGGCCTACTACTACAAAAAATCATTTTCAGTCGAACAACAGCAAGAGACTTATCATATCTATGGAAGGGATTACAAGTTTACAGCGCTATGGATCTACTTTAAAGATGAGACAGGAAATACCACTTCCCTTCTAAAAACCAACTATGATTCATTGGGAAACAAAATCAGGATTAGCAAACAGGATTTCACAAAAAACTATACCGAAATCCAATACTTGGCTGATGAAAAGGCTGTCAGGTACTATATCACCAATGCATTGGGAATATTAATCGAAGGATGGATTATTGATGGCGAAAAAACCACTCAAGTAGATCGTGTATTGGAAAAGCCATCCTTTATGAATCAAGAGTACTTTTCGGATTTTTTGAAAAAAGAGCTCCAATATCCTCTTTACTCTCGCAGGTATGGTGAATCAGGCACTATACTCACTGCCCTACACATATCAAAAGAGGGAAAACTTAAGAAAATTGAAATTGTAAATAAAGAAACC from Echinicola soli encodes the following:
- a CDS encoding energy transducer TonB, yielding MRITPFLGVFCLVLIFAPKLQAQDIIPLNKYGKEIKKMEEAYYYKKSFSVEQQQETYHIYGRDYKFTALWIYFKDETGNTTSLLKTNYDSLGNKIRISKQDFTKNYTEIQYLADEKAVRYYITNALGILIEGWIIDGEKTTQVDRVLEKPSFMNQEYFSDFLKKELQYPLYSRRYGESGTILTALHISKEGKLKKIEIVNKETSYDRLVKEAKRFFGKYDGAFLPAQDLQGKPVDGYFIFPLRFVLN
- the pgi gene encoding glucose-6-phosphate isomerase, producing the protein MKNTNPTQTAAWKKLSQLADQRKSQTIQSLFADNSRFEKFSTRFEDILVDYSKNRIDDEVFKSLFELAKETELGEAIEAMFTGAHINQTEDRAVLHTALRNRSNTPVKVDGKDVMPDVNAVLAQMKAFADKINNGEWKGFTGKPIKSLVNIGIGGSDLGPVMVTEALKPYQNESLDIYFVSNVDGTHMAETLKKVDAETTLFFIASKTFTTQETMTNAHTARSWFLDHAKDEAAVAKHFVALSTNAEAVSEFGIDTANMFAFWDWVGGRYSLWSAIGLPIACAIGFDNFEKLLEGAHAVDKHFRETDLESNIPVILALIGIWNTNFLGAASEAILPYDQYMHRFAAYFQQGNMESNGKYVSRNGEKVDYTTGPVIWGEPGTNGQHAFYQLIHQGTHLIPCDFIAPAISHNPVGDHHPKLLSNFFAQTEALMNGKSLDEVKEELAKAGKSEAEISKLAPHKVFEGNRPTNSILVKKVDPYTLGALVAIYEHKIFVQGAIWNIFSFDQWGVELGKVLAKKILPELEGDENVTSHDASTNGLINAYKAMR
- a CDS encoding ATP-binding cassette domain-containing protein; translation: MRITNAYQNNLKNVSLDIPENQLIVVTGLSGSGKSSLAMGVIANEGYRYFLESLPAYNQQNAQAIPTAEVDSIADLPPVIKVEQSKRFQSISATFGTLSELTPLFRVLFARFAGEETMSKSLFSFNHPKGACDNCRGIGEAEYIDIDKLVGDENKTLREGAITTTLPNGYIVYSQVTVEELNKVCAAHGFSVDIPWKELSPEQQEVILYGSNRIKVYYGKHSLESRLRWEGFKAKPREEGYYRGIIPIMSDILRLDRNVSILRFVSSKICPTCQGARIKPEHLKYRWKGLNFREWMDLPLQQLYDRLQAQSLFGGEKVLVDKLCTQLLDLIRLGMEHYQLSTSSMDISSGDGQRIKLIKQVNSNLQGILYVFDEPSIGLPSAYQQHLRHIFDRLINRGNTVMVVEHDLHFIRSADWIVELGPKAGIEGGKIIFNGITRKFLQAKGLESPTLTAIQDAGNQAKKQVAHKRVANFQPEAKTLSVVSRKTSAVLERISTYGEEHDLNLLTVTDQPIGKTPRSNPSTYTGLADKIRDLLAKTPEAKALKLAKGAFSFNNKTGRCSNCEGAGVITLSMSVMGNINQVCPVCQGKRFTPDVLKVHWNSKNIAEIYDLSIKEAADFFAEEKKLAEILALMLQLGLGYIKLGQPSNTLSGGEAQRIKLTKHFAKPSKKTVLLLEEPSIGLHQQNVQQLMDALNQLKEQTAGIVCFENHPLFQSECDILVDNALRPQLSEDKLPPVQDQDVIAIRGARTHALKDISLEFPKGYLSVVTGISGSGKSSLVIDTLHGYGLQEMTKQFSSYQQSRVGVNFQLEVDYIEGLTPSICITRKERNFSERSDIAQQTDFDKTLRFAFSRKAQYTGLEWSASHFSSNHELGKCVVCDGMGQELLPDLDKIVLDENLSIAEGLFEHHKSLAYYGQASGQYMAILGEVGREYGFDLTTPFRELTAVQKEVVFKGVEERTWEATWKFKTKTREGTQQVKMKWSGLFKYLMDEYFLTRKNKYQPLKALLSYTKCSHCQGSGLKPERLEVMIGGQSVHTLKSMDFRGLDRWLGASGATETIDRQLIESVRAHLANTLKRASQLHIDHLQLNRKSTTLSGGEQQRVALIKQLNSPLKGITYLLDEPSAGLSADNIPDLVHILKELVMKGNTVIVIEHNKEIIMAADNLVEIGPKAGKHGGYLTFDGSPEAFLKTPDCHPFLKQPTHPIALEAGEVAISLRHLARHTLVKEALEVPVGGITAVTGKSGIGKTTLVKDILIPSIVQGHPVNCAAITCPKPYSGAQYFEPKKLYAHNSTLLVAYLDLLKDISKIFANETGLKAKDFSYKNKSSQCPNCKGTGVVSTSLDVAANHIEKCELCHGRRYQAHLLEYQVGGLHIAEVLALSLTELQTWLADQDMASSRQQFVQQLEAIGLAHLSLEQTVKSLSSGEKQRLLLLNWLNGKTQGQLLILDEPSTGLHYADIDLLFDILQNLSQANDILVIDHNPYLLEKIGVGVVIE